A stretch of Macadamia integrifolia cultivar HAES 741 chromosome 7, SCU_Mint_v3, whole genome shotgun sequence DNA encodes these proteins:
- the LOC122083267 gene encoding pentatricopeptide repeat-containing protein At5g03800, whose translation MATVIHSTFLPSISQSYLVISLPPKPLHRHQALPSIHCLSLTKPKPIGIPFSTSSMKFLLKSHTTPPKLQQQKQQQQQQQQQQQLHPHYSSPEVLGNSLLSDDTFSLSASWRHLLRFSIDNSDFDLAKAIHASIAKVEEDTHLANSLIVAYLRLGNVNDAHKIFACLSSPDVASYAALISAYAKSNREGKAIELFFMMRDSGIEPNEYSFVAILTACIRLSDLQLGSQIHSLAIKTGYYYCIYVSNALMGMYLESNSSDHSNQLFGEMAQRDVASWNTVMSGAVKKLQYERVFELFHNMQQIDGLSVDKFTLSILLDASKGSFAWMKGREIHAYALKCGFGSNVSVNNALIGFYTKCGSIEDVVAIFERMPIKDVISWTEMLNAYMEFGLVETAVQIFDQIWDPNSISYNALLAGYCRNGEGSRALELFQEMLEEGMELSNFTLTSVVNACALLSEVAASKQIHGFMLKAGFGSNHLIEAALLDMCTKCGRMDDAQKIFSQWSNRQHYSIVWTSMIRGYARNGKLNETLSLFSMMQVGDIILDEVASTAVLGVCGMLGFHELGKQLQSYVLKSGFISDLGVSNAIVSMYAKCANMEDASKSFSLMPKHDTISWNCLIGGHLLHRQGNKSLAAWSKMQEMGIKPDSITLVLIISAYRHTSTNLVDACHSLLFSMRSLYGIEPTSAHYASMVGVFGYWRYLKEAEELISNMPFEPDGSVWRALLDSSRLRSNTILGKWAAKHLLAMDLQDPSMYILVANLYSASGRWHCSERIREEMREKGLRKHPGQSWIIHQNRVHSFFMREKSHFHTKDIYSGLDILILECMKAGYVPDTSFVLHEVEENQKKDFLFYHSAKLAVTFGLLMTGHGKPVRVMKNIHLCGDCHTFLKYVSIVTKREVSLRDASGFHNFRDGECSCGDYW comes from the coding sequence ATGGCCACCGTCATCCATTCTACTTTCCTTCCCTCCATTTCCCAATCTTATCTTGTCATTTCATTACCCCCTAAGCCTCTCCACCGTCACCAAGCCCTTCCATCAATCCATTGCTTGTCCCTCACTAAGCCTAAACCAATTGGAATTCCCTTCTCAACCTCTTCTATGAAATTTCTCTTAAAATCACATACCACTCCCCCAAAACTGCAGCAGcagaaacaacaacaacaacaacaacaacaacaacaacagctcCATCCTCATTACTCATCTCCAGAGGTTCTTGGCAATTCTCTTTTATCTGATGACACTTTTTCCCTGTCTGCTAGTTGGCGCCATCTTCTCCGCTTCTCAATTGATAATAGCGATTTTGACCTTGCAAAGGCCATCCATGCTTCAATTgccaaggttgaagaagatacaCATCTTGCCAATAGTCTCATTGTAGCTTACCTCAGGCTTGGCAATGTAAACGATGCTCACAAGATCTTTGCCTGCTTATCATCACCTGATGTCGCCTCTTATGCAGCTCTTATCTCTGCTTATGCGAAATCAAATCGGGAAGGTAAAGCCATAGAGTTGTTCTTTATGATGAGGGATTCAGGAATTGAACCCAATGAGTATAGTTTTGTTGCGATCTTAACTGCATGCATTCGCCTGTCTGATTTACAGTTGGGTTCTCAAATCCACTCTTTGGCAATCAAAACTGGTTACTATTACTGCATTTATGTTTCCAATGCACTGATGGGGATGTATCTGGAATCTAACTCCAGTGACCATTCCAATCAATTGTTTGGTGAAATGGCTCAAAGGGATGTGGCATCATGGAATACTGTAATGTCAGGTGCAGTGAAGAAGTTGCAATACGAAAGAGTTTTCGAGCTCTTTCATAACATGCAACAGATTGATGGACTTAGTGTTGATAAGTTCACACTTTCGATTCTCTTGGATGCATCCAAAGGAAGCTTTGCTTGGATGAAAGGCCGTGAAATTCATGCATATGCTCTTAAGTGTGGGTTTGGATCTAATGTGAGTGTGAATAATGCACTGATTGGGTTCTATACTAAATGTGGGAGCATTGAAGACGTGGTGGCTATATTTGAGAGAATGCCGATAAAGGATGTTATAAGTTGGACAGAAATGCTTAATGCCTATATGGAGTTTGGGTTGGTGGAAACTGCTGTTCAGATCTTCGATCAGATATGGGATCCGAATTCTATCTCATATAATGCTCTCTTGGCAGGGTATTGTCGGAATGGTGAAGGTTCACGTGCATTGgagttgtttcaagaaatgttGGAAGAAGGCATGGAACTATCAAATTTCACTTTGACCAGTGTTGTTAATGCTTGTGCATTACTCTCAGAAGTAGCAGCTAGCAAGCAGATACATGGGTTCATGCTGAAGGCCGGTTTTGGGTCGAATCATTTGATTGAAGCAGCATTGCTGGATATGTGCACGAAATGTGGAAGAATGGATGATGCTCAGAAGATATTTAGTCAGTGGTCGAATCGCCAACATTATTCAATTGTATGGACATCAATGATTCGTGGATATGCTCGCAATGGGAAGCTCAATGAGactttatctctcttctctatGATGCAAGTAGGAGATATTATCTTGGATGAAGTTGCATCCACAGCAGTACTTGGTGTTTGTGGTATGTTAGGGTTTCATGAATTGGGTAAGCAACTTCAGTCATATGTCCTAAAATCTGGTTTTATTTCTGATTTGGGGGTGAGTAATGCTATTGTTAGCATGTATGCGAAGTGTGCAAATATGGAGGATGCAAGTAAGTCTTTTAGTCTCATGCCCAAACATGATACAATTTCATGGAACTGTTTGATTGGTGGTCATCTTCTTCATAGGCAAGGCAATAAATCACTAGCTGCCTGGTCAAAGATGCAGGAGATGGGTATAAAGCCAGACTCCATCACATTAGTTTTGATTATTTCAGCTTACAGGCATACCAGCACAAATTTGGTCGATGCTTGTCATAGTTTGCTGTTCTCCATGAGAAGTCTTTATGGCATTGAGCCTACTTCAGCACATTATGCTTCTATGGTTGGTGTTTTTGGTTATTGGCGTTACTTAAAAGAAGCCGAAGAATTAATTAGTAATATGCCTTTTGAGCCTGATGGTTCTGTGTGGAGAGCCTTACTTGACAGTAGTAGGTTGAGGTCAAATACAATTCTAGGAAAATGGGCCGCAAAGCATCTTCTTGCCATGGACCTGCAAGATCCATCAATGTATATACTGGTTGCAAATCTGTATTCTGCATCAGGAAGATGGCATTGTTCTGAAAGGATAAGGGAGGAGATGAGAGAGAAGGGGTTGCGGAAGCACCCTGGTCAAAGTTGGATCATTCATCAAAACAGGGTTCATTCGTTCTTTATGAGAGAGAAATCCCACTTCCACACCAAAGATATCTATAGTGGATTGGACATACTGATCTTGGAATGCATGAAGGCTGGATATGTGCCTGATACTAGCTTTGTTCTTCACGAAGTGgaagagaatcaaaagaaggatTTTCTGTTCTATCACAGTGCCAAGCTGGCTGTGACATTTGGGCTTCTAATGACTGGGCATGGAAAACCAGTACGTGTTATGAAGAATATCCATCTTTGTGGGGACTGCCATACATTTTTAAAGTATGTTTCAATTGTTACAAAGAGAGAGGTGTCTCTTAGGGATGCTTCAGGTTTTCACAATTTTAGGGATGGTGAATGCTCGTGCGGTGATTATTGGTGA